A section of the Falsibacillus pallidus genome encodes:
- a CDS encoding HPr family phosphocarrier protein, whose protein sequence is MIEKTVEVKLKSGLQARPAALFVQEANRFSSEIFLAKDNKKVNAKSIMGLMSLAVNAGAVITLSADGSDEADAVERLVRFVEDEN, encoded by the coding sequence ATGATTGAAAAAACAGTGGAAGTCAAATTGAAATCCGGCCTGCAGGCGCGTCCTGCAGCGCTGTTTGTCCAGGAAGCCAACCGATTCAGTTCGGAAATCTTCCTGGCAAAAGACAATAAAAAGGTTAACGCAAAGAGCATCATGGGATTGATGAGCCTTGCTGTTAATGCAGGAGCTGTCATCACATTGAGTGCTGACGGAAGCGATGAGGCAGATGCAGTTGAGCGCTTGGTCCGATTCGTAGAAGACGAAAATTAA